Proteins encoded in a region of the Paramagnetospirillum magneticum AMB-1 genome:
- a CDS encoding NAD(+)--dinitrogen-reductase ADP-D-ribosyltransferase has protein sequence MMDARAQSIGHSTNLVGLSTSLLGSSAFNEDPRELHISGVREMNKQLFEMLGQSDGLMDAGDAFYKYMMAMFGIDPEQQEELKGERRRYRSSFLRLLKGWGYDSNAPEGAVLKGWVESRFGLFPTFHKEMITRFSTQGWATYVDEKMSSRFHNNSIYCQLDMLYEFCQWGLARHAAPGQTHLTLYRGVNSFDEHQVVERVDRKTVIMRLNNLASFSSDREVADCFGDTILTARVPVVKVLFFNTLLPVQPLKGEGEYLVIGGDYRVTASYY, from the coding sequence ATGATGGACGCGCGCGCGCAGAGCATCGGCCACAGCACCAATCTGGTCGGGTTGTCAACCAGCCTGCTGGGTTCGTCCGCGTTCAACGAGGACCCGCGGGAGCTTCACATCTCGGGCGTCCGCGAGATGAACAAGCAGCTGTTCGAGATGCTGGGGCAGTCCGACGGGCTGATGGATGCCGGCGATGCCTTTTATAAGTACATGATGGCCATGTTCGGCATCGACCCCGAGCAGCAGGAGGAACTGAAGGGCGAGCGCCGGCGCTACCGCTCCAGCTTCCTGCGCCTGCTCAAGGGGTGGGGCTATGATTCCAACGCGCCCGAGGGCGCCGTGCTCAAGGGTTGGGTGGAAAGCCGCTTCGGGCTGTTTCCCACCTTTCACAAGGAGATGATCACCCGCTTCTCCACCCAGGGCTGGGCGACCTATGTGGACGAGAAGATGTCGTCGCGCTTCCACAACAACTCCATCTATTGCCAGCTGGACATGCTCTACGAGTTTTGCCAGTGGGGCCTGGCCCGCCATGCCGCCCCCGGCCAGACCCATCTGACGCTCTATCGCGGCGTCAATTCCTTCGACGAGCATCAGGTGGTCGAGCGCGTTGATCGCAAGACGGTGATCATGCGCCTCAACAACCTGGCGTCCTTTTCGTCAGACCGCGAGGTCGCCGACTGTTTCGGCGACACCATCCTCACCGCCCGTGTGCCGGTGGTGAAGGTTCTGTTCTTCAACACGCTGCTGCCCGTCCAACCCCTGAAGGGGGAGGGCGAGTACCTGGTGATCGGTGGTGACTACCGGGTCACCGCGTCCTACTACTGA
- a CDS encoding ArsC/Spx/MgsR family protein has translation MALIVFYEKPGCMNNTRQKQLLAKSGHDVVALDIRAQGWSPDTLRPFFDGLPVAQWFNRAAPRVKSGAVVPEAIGADEALAEMCMDPLLIRRPLMESSGRRMAGFDEAAVDAWLGLAPAPEPLSETCPRSDGICSVPGR, from the coding sequence ATGGCACTGATCGTCTTCTACGAAAAGCCGGGCTGCATGAACAATACCCGTCAAAAGCAGCTGCTGGCCAAGTCGGGACACGACGTGGTGGCGCTCGACATCCGCGCCCAGGGCTGGAGTCCCGACACCCTGCGACCGTTCTTCGACGGCTTGCCGGTGGCCCAATGGTTCAACCGGGCCGCACCCCGGGTCAAATCCGGGGCGGTGGTGCCCGAGGCCATCGGCGCGGACGAGGCCCTGGCCGAGATGTGCATGGATCCGTTGCTGATCCGGCGTCCACTGATGGAAAGCAGTGGGCGGCGCATGGCCGGCTTCGACGAGGCGGCGGTCGACGCCTGGCTGGGCCTGGCCCCGGCGCCCGAACCCCTGTCGGAAACCTGCCCCCGCAGCGACGGAATCTGCTCGGTCCCCGGACGGTAG
- the nifD gene encoding nitrogenase molybdenum-iron protein alpha chain, giving the protein MSLEYTNDTAANQALIKEVLDQYPEKSAKKRARHLGTVKTEENGTPTCGVKSNIKSVPGVMTVRGCAYAGAKGVVWGPVKDMVHISHGPIGCGQYSWSQRRNYFTGTVGIDSFVTMQVTSDFQERDIVFGGDKNLEVMIDELDGLFPLNNGISVLSECPIGLIGDDIEAVAKKKAKDIGKKVVPVRCEGFRGVSQSLGHHIANDAIRDWVFEKGTEEEWATGPYDVNLIADYNIGGDAWPSRKLLEEIGLRVIGSWSGDATLAEIERAPKAKLNLIHCYRSMNYICRHMEEKYGMPWIEYNFFGPTQIAASLRKIAAAFDETIQKKAEEVIAKYQPLVDAVTARFKPRLDGKTVMLYVGGLRPRHTATAYEDLGMKIVGSGYEFAHNDDYQRTATYLKEGTLIYDDVSEFELEKFIEQLRPDLVGSGIKEKYSTQKMGVPFRQMHSWDYSGPYHGYDGFAIFARDMDMAINAPVWGKLKAPWKAA; this is encoded by the coding sequence ATGAGCCTCGAATACACCAACGACACCGCCGCCAACCAGGCGCTGATCAAGGAAGTCCTCGATCAGTACCCGGAAAAGTCGGCCAAGAAGCGCGCCCGCCACCTCGGCACCGTCAAGACCGAAGAGAACGGCACCCCGACCTGCGGCGTGAAGTCCAACATCAAGTCGGTTCCCGGCGTCATGACCGTTCGCGGTTGCGCCTATGCCGGCGCCAAGGGCGTGGTGTGGGGTCCGGTCAAGGACATGGTCCACATCTCCCACGGTCCGATCGGCTGCGGTCAGTATTCCTGGTCCCAGCGTCGCAACTACTTCACCGGCACCGTCGGCATCGACAGCTTCGTCACCATGCAGGTGACCTCGGATTTCCAGGAACGCGACATCGTTTTCGGCGGTGACAAGAACCTGGAAGTGATGATCGACGAGCTGGACGGGCTGTTCCCGCTGAACAACGGCATCTCGGTGCTGTCCGAGTGCCCCATCGGCCTGATCGGCGACGACATTGAAGCCGTCGCCAAGAAGAAGGCCAAGGACATCGGCAAGAAGGTCGTTCCGGTCCGCTGCGAAGGCTTCCGTGGCGTGTCCCAGTCCCTGGGCCACCACATCGCCAACGACGCCATCCGGGATTGGGTCTTCGAGAAGGGCACCGAGGAAGAGTGGGCGACCGGCCCCTACGACGTGAACCTGATCGCCGACTACAACATCGGCGGCGATGCCTGGCCGAGCCGCAAGCTCCTGGAAGAGATCGGCCTGCGGGTCATCGGTTCCTGGTCCGGCGACGCCACCCTGGCCGAGATCGAGCGCGCCCCCAAGGCCAAGCTGAACCTCATCCATTGCTATCGGTCGATGAACTACATCTGCCGTCACATGGAAGAGAAGTACGGCATGCCCTGGATCGAATACAACTTCTTCGGTCCGACCCAGATCGCCGCTTCGCTCCGCAAGATCGCCGCCGCCTTCGACGAGACCATCCAGAAGAAGGCCGAAGAGGTCATCGCCAAGTATCAGCCACTGGTGGACGCGGTCACCGCCCGCTTCAAGCCGCGGCTGGATGGCAAGACGGTCATGCTGTATGTGGGCGGCCTGCGCCCCCGTCACACCGCCACCGCCTACGAAGACCTGGGCATGAAGATCGTGGGCTCGGGCTACGAGTTCGCTCACAACGACGACTATCAGCGCACCGCCACCTACCTCAAGGAAGGCACGCTGATTTATGACGACGTCAGCGAGTTCGAGCTGGAGAAGTTCATCGAGCAGCTCCGTCCCGACCTGGTCGGTTCGGGCATCAAGGAGAAGTACTCGACCCAGAAGATGGGCGTGCCCTTCCGCCAGATGCACTCGTGGGACTACTCGGGCCCCTATCACGGCTATGACGGCTTCGCCATCTTCGCCCGTGACATGGACATGGCCATCAACGCCCCGGTGTGGGGCAAGCTCAAGGCCCCGTGGAAGGCCGCCTAA
- the nifH gene encoding nitrogenase iron protein, whose protein sequence is MPMVRQIAFYGKGGIGKSTTSQNTLAALVEMGQKILIVGCDPKADSTRLILNTKLQDTVLHLAAKAGSVEDLELEDVMKIGYKGIKCTESGGPEPGVGCAGRGVITAINFLEENGAYDDVDYVSYDVLGDVVCGGFAMPIRENKAQEIYIVMSGEMMALFAANNIAKGILKYAGSGGVRLGGLICNERQTDRELELAEALAKKLNTQMIHFVPRDNGVQHAELRRQTVIQYAPDSKQAGEYRALATKIHNNGGKGTIPTPITMEELEDMLLEFGIMKSDEQALAELEAKEKTLCSAG, encoded by the coding sequence ATTCCCATGGTTCGTCAGATCGCTTTCTACGGCAAGGGCGGTATCGGTAAGTCCACCACCTCGCAGAACACCCTGGCCGCTCTCGTCGAGATGGGTCAGAAGATCCTCATCGTCGGCTGCGACCCCAAGGCCGACTCCACCCGCCTGATCCTCAACACCAAGCTGCAGGACACCGTGCTGCACCTGGCCGCCAAGGCCGGCTCGGTGGAAGACCTCGAGCTCGAGGACGTGATGAAGATCGGCTACAAGGGCATCAAGTGCACCGAGTCGGGCGGCCCCGAGCCGGGCGTCGGCTGCGCCGGCCGTGGCGTGATCACCGCCATCAACTTCCTGGAAGAGAACGGCGCCTATGACGACGTGGACTACGTGTCCTACGACGTGCTGGGCGACGTGGTGTGCGGCGGCTTCGCCATGCCGATCCGCGAGAACAAGGCTCAGGAAATCTACATCGTCATGTCCGGCGAGATGATGGCCCTGTTCGCCGCCAACAACATCGCCAAGGGCATTCTGAAGTATGCCGGTTCGGGCGGCGTCCGCCTGGGCGGCCTGATCTGCAACGAGCGCCAGACCGACCGCGAGCTGGAGCTGGCCGAGGCCCTGGCCAAGAAGCTGAACACCCAGATGATCCACTTCGTGCCGCGTGACAACGGCGTGCAGCACGCCGAGCTGCGTCGCCAGACCGTCATCCAGTACGCCCCCGACTCCAAGCAGGCCGGCGAATACCGCGCCCTGGCCACCAAGATCCACAACAACGGCGGCAAGGGCACCATCCCGACCCCGATCACCATGGAAGAGCTCGAGGACATGCTGCTCGAGTTCGGCATCATGAAGTCCGACGAGCAGGCCCTGGCCGAGCTCGAGGCCAAGGAAAAGACCCTCTGCAGCGCCGGTTGA
- the draG gene encoding ADP-ribosyl-[dinitrogen reductase] hydrolase translates to MRLPFLDRSPSSGPSLEERALGAYLGFAVGDALGATVEFLTKGEIREKYGLHRKMIGGGWLHLAPGQVTDDTEMALCLGRSLIAKGGLDLANVCEEFAAWLKTGPVDVGNTCRRGIRRFITNGTLDGGYCEGDAGNGAAMRNLPTAIATLHRPDLMEEWTVAQSHITHNHPLSDDATLALGRMTQALLAGQGMKAARDEANALVEKHKCFKFETFRGQSTAYIVDTMQTVLHFYFLTDSFRNCLIEVVNQGGDADTTGAIAGMLAGATYGVREIPSAWLGKLDKAVTDEIRAHVPALLALADTLK, encoded by the coding sequence ATGCGCCTGCCCTTTCTCGACCGATCTCCCTCGTCCGGCCCCTCCCTGGAGGAGCGTGCGCTGGGCGCCTATCTCGGTTTTGCCGTCGGCGATGCCCTGGGGGCGACGGTGGAGTTCCTGACTAAGGGGGAAATCCGGGAAAAGTACGGCCTGCACCGCAAGATGATCGGCGGCGGTTGGCTGCACCTGGCGCCCGGACAGGTGACCGACGATACCGAGATGGCCTTGTGCCTGGGCCGCTCCCTGATCGCCAAGGGCGGGCTCGATCTCGCCAATGTCTGCGAGGAATTCGCCGCCTGGCTGAAGACCGGGCCGGTGGATGTGGGCAACACCTGCCGTCGCGGCATCCGCCGCTTCATCACCAACGGCACCCTGGACGGCGGCTATTGCGAGGGCGATGCCGGCAACGGCGCCGCCATGCGCAATCTGCCCACCGCCATAGCCACCTTGCACCGCCCCGATCTGATGGAAGAGTGGACGGTGGCCCAAAGCCACATCACCCACAACCATCCCCTGTCCGACGACGCTACCCTGGCGCTGGGGCGCATGACCCAGGCGCTGCTGGCGGGCCAGGGCATGAAGGCGGCCCGCGACGAGGCCAACGCCCTGGTGGAGAAGCACAAATGCTTCAAATTCGAGACCTTTCGGGGCCAGTCCACCGCCTATATCGTCGATACCATGCAGACCGTGCTGCACTTCTATTTCCTCACGGATTCCTTCCGCAACTGCCTGATCGAAGTGGTCAATCAGGGTGGCGACGCCGATACCACCGGCGCCATCGCCGGTATGCTGGCCGGCGCGACCTATGGCGTCCGCGAGATCCCGTCGGCCTGGCTGGGCAAGCTGGACAAGGCGGTGACCGATGAAATTCGCGCCCATGTGCCGGCCCTGCTGGCGCTGGCGGACACGTTAAAGTGA